Genomic segment of Chitinophaga varians:
AGAATGTTCCCTGTTCTAACGGATTGTCTTACGGGTTCTGTGGAACATTGCTGCTCACAATATCTTTTGGCAGTGGCAATGCGAAATATTTGTCGTTGGGTTGGAGCTTATAGAGCTTACCTGCTACACTACGCTGTAGGGTGATATTGCGGCCCTCTTTATTCAGGCGCTTTATGTCCATCCACCGAAGTCCCCGCATGTAAAGCTCTTTACGACGTTCATCGAGAATCAGGTCTATGGCTTCTATGGCGCTGGCTGGTTCGACCACAGGAGGGGCGCAGGTTTTATCCCACCGGGAGATCAACAAGGCCCGTAGATCAGATTTTGCCTGTTCCAGCTTACCTGTTCTGGCGGCACCTTCGGCCCGGATCAGAAACAGTTCGTCGGTGGCGATGCCCGTAAAATACTGCCACTCGTTACCAGTATAACTACCTTTAAAGTGGTAGGCGTTGTCCACAGGAGTATACAGCGCAATAAGCCGGAGATCCTGCGGGCTGTATTGCTTTATTATGTTTGAATCCACGGCAACGGTGGAAGGATTTATTATGTAATTGGTTGTTGCCATTTCTGTATAGAAAAGTATCTCCTTATTGAACATGCGGAACGGCACTTGTTCGGTAATGCTGCCGTTTATGTCTGCGTCACCGTTGAAATTCATAAGGTCATTTTTTATCCGTAACGCCGCATCTGCATATTGATACGCGCTATCATACATGCGCATGGAAAGAAAAGTCCGTGCGAGTAGGCCGTATGCTGCCGCTTTCGAGGGCCGCATGGGAAGGGCAGGTAAATCGGGCAGCAAGGCGGCTGCTTCCTTTGCGTCGTGTAACACCCGGTCATATGACTGCTGTACGGTGGCCCGCTGGCTTGGTTCGTTAAAATCCGAGGTATTACGCAACACGATACCCCAATCTTTCGCAGCCGTAGCGGGATCGTATGCAGGCGCATATGTCCATAGTAACTGTTGGTAATAGTAACTTCTAAAAAATAGCGATGCTCCTTTAATTTGATTCCATGTTGACAAGTTACTGGAGGCAGGAATTTCCTGTAGCTGCTCCAGACAAAGGTTCGCGATGAAAATTGGCTCGTAGGCTATTGACCAGTCATTTTGAAATAAATAGTCTTTGACCTGCCATGTGTAAATCCGCTGTAGTTCTACTTCGATGTTATCGAACTGGTTGCCCGGCAAAAAATAATCATCAGCCGATGCTTCTGAAAAATTCGGTGTCCGTTGCAGATTCATGCGGTTGGTGTTGTCCAGCAGCGCCTGAAGATCAGACAGGGTTTTGGGAACAACCATCGTATCGTCAGGTTGCACCTCTAAGTATTTGTTGCAGCCTCCGAGAAGGCCGCCCAATAAGCCAATGAGTAGTATAAATGCGGTGTTTTTCATAATTCGATTGTGTGTTTAAAGTGATGCGCGGATGCCCGCGGAAAAGGTTTTTGGTGTAGGTAGACCATTCGGAAAGTCCGGGTCAAGGCATCGGTCGTTGGCCCGCCACAGGATGCCCAGGTTAGCAACGTTGATGTATAGCTGTATATGCTTCAACGATTCGATACCGAACGGGCGCACCGGTGTATATGTCAGGTTGATATACTGTAACCTGACATGATCGCCTTTTAGGGCATTGATCGTACTGTAGGCGTAGAACATATCGCGGGTGCCGTCTGCGGGATATTTGAAGGCAGGAACAGTGGTGCGATTTTCATCACCGGGTTGCTGCCATCGATCTGCATACTCTTTGTTGCCCATTGTTCCGGAGATGATGCCAGAGTACGAAATAACCGGTTTACGGAAATAATAACCAAGTTTGTATGCGATGTTCACCGTCAGTTCAAAATTTGCATAGGCAAACGTGTTTATCAGGCTGCCGGTAGACGTTGGGATGGACGAGCCAACATATATGATACTCGGTTGATGCTCTCCTTTTCCGGAAGTGGAAGCCAGCATCGCAGCGTAATCTGTGCTTTTGGCCCCGTTCAAATATCCCTGTGGGTTACCTTCTCCATCAAGGCCGGCCCACTGGAAGGCAGCAAGTGAATACAGGGGCTTTCCAATCACCGGAGTGATGCTCCGGCCCCCACTTAACAACGTGTTGATTGTTTGGGCAGATTCATCGAAGTACTTCGTAG
This window contains:
- a CDS encoding RagB/SusD family nutrient uptake outer membrane protein — protein: MKNTAFILLIGLLGGLLGGCNKYLEVQPDDTMVVPKTLSDLQALLDNTNRMNLQRTPNFSEASADDYFLPGNQFDNIEVELQRIYTWQVKDYLFQNDWSIAYEPIFIANLCLEQLQEIPASSNLSTWNQIKGASLFFRSYYYQQLLWTYAPAYDPATAAKDWGIVLRNTSDFNEPSQRATVQQSYDRVLHDAKEAAALLPDLPALPMRPSKAAAYGLLARTFLSMRMYDSAYQYADAALRIKNDLMNFNGDADINGSITEQVPFRMFNKEILFYTEMATTNYIINPSTVAVDSNIIKQYSPQDLRLIALYTPVDNAYHFKGSYTGNEWQYFTGIATDELFLIRAEGAARTGKLEQAKSDLRALLISRWDKTCAPPVVEPASAIEAIDLILDERRKELYMRGLRWMDIKRLNKEGRNITLQRSVAGKLYKLQPNDKYFALPLPKDIVSSNVPQNP